In Candidatus Sysuiplasma acidicola, the genomic window GCATTCGTGATGTGATTTCTTCCGGAGAAGAAGGAAAGAGTTTCAGCATCAGGGGATGGATTTACAGGACAAGAAGCAGCGGCTCCATAGTGTTCACTGTCATGAGGGATGCCACTGGCATAGTGCAGTGCACAGTGAAGAAGTCCGGCGTGCCCCCCGAGGATTTTGAGCAGGCGGCAAAGGCGCTGATTGAGACTTCGGCCGAATGCACGGGCAGTTTGAAGGCGGATGCCAGGGCACCGGGCGGATATGAACTGGTCGCCACATCATTCAAAGTCATTTCATTCGCCGAACCGTTCCCGATAACCGAAAATCAGAGCGAACCGTTTCTGCTCGACAACCGCCATTTGTGGATCAGGTCACGGGAACAGACGGCCATAATGAAGGTGAAGGCGTCGATTCTGCTCGGAGCGAGGGAGTGGTTTACTGAAAACGACTTCTGCGAAGTCACGCCGCCGATACTCACCACGAATGCCTGTGAGGGAGGCACCACACTGTTTCCGCTGAAATATTTCGACCAGAATGCGTATCTGAGCCAGAGTGCCCAGATGTACCTCGAGGCGCTGACCTTCAGCCTGGAGAGAGTTTTTGCCGTGACGCCATCGTTCAGGGCAGAAAAATCCAGGACGCCGAGACATCTGACTGAATACTGGCACCTGGAAGGGGAGGAGGCTTGGGTGAATAACGAGGGCAACATGCACATACAGGAGGAGCTTGTATCGCATGTTGTCCGCCATGTTCTGCAGAAGAGGAAGGAGGAGCTCGCCGTCCTCAAACGCAATGTGGAAGACCTGAAGGCTGTTGAGCCGCCGTTCGTGCGGCTCACATACGAAAATGCGCTGAAGATGCTTTCAGAGCGAGGTATGAACGCGAAATGGGGCGACGACTTTGGAACGGAGGAGGAGAAGATGCTCACTCTGGACAGCGTGAAGCCGGTGTTTGTCACAAACTTCCCGAAAGAGATAAAGGCGTTTTACATGAAGGAGAATGAGCAGGACAGCAGAACGTACAGCTGCGCTGATCTTATTGCTCCGGAAGGTTTCGGCGAAGTGATCGGCGGCAGCGAGAGGGAAACGGATGTGCGGAAGCTGGTCGCGCGCATGGAAGAACAATCCATACCGCTTGAACCTTATGCGTGGTATCTCGACCTCAGGAAATACGGTTCCGTACCACATTCCGGTTTCGGCCTCGGTGTGGAGAGGCTCGTAAAGTGGATATGCAAACTGGATCACATCAGGGACGCAGTGCCCTTCCCGAGGACTCCGTCGAGGATATACCCCTGACAACGGTCAGCGCACGAACGGCGGCTTTACGACAACGCCATCTATTGTCCTGCCGCGTATGTCTATGCGTACTTTCGTCGAAACGGGCGGCACCGGATATGCATATCCCATCGCGACCGGTGTTCCGAGGACAGGCGAAAAACCGCCGCTGGTGACAGTGCCGGTTCCTCCGTCAAAACTGAATCTGTCTCCATGCCTTGGTATGCTCCTGCCCTCCACCCTTATGCAGATGAGGCGGCTGTATCCGCCTGCCCTCTTCTGCTCCTCCAGCGCTTCTCTGCCAATGAAATCATGATCCCACTTGATGACCCAATCATAACCTGTTTCAAGGGTCGACTGCCTGCCGTCGAAATCGGTGCCGGAGAGCAGATACCCTTTCTCCAGTCTGAGCGAGTCTCTCGCACCCAGACCGGCGGGCACCGTTGCTGCATGATCTGACGAGAGTATGTCGCTCCATATACCGGGGGCATCGGAAGCGTGCGTGAAAAGTTCAAAACCGTCTTCGCCGGTGTAACCGGTCCTGGAGACGAAGAACGAGGAGTTTTTCAGCCTGTCCATGAAGGGTCCCTGTCCACCGGAAAATGTGCCTGTGAAACTGCGCAGGGGAACTGAGTCCGGCAGAATAGCGCCGATAGTCTTCACTGCCTCCGGACCCTGCAAAGCGATACAGCACACTTCAGCACTGACGTCGGAGACGTCACAGCTCACATTATTCACCACCCAGTTCAGTATCTCTTCCGTTCTGGAGGCGTTGGGAACTATGACAAACTCATCGGCCCCAGTCCTGATGGCAATAGTATCGTCGATTATGATGCCCCTGTCGTCGAGGAAATGTGTATAGGTGCATGAGCCGATTTCGCGACCGGCTATCCTGTTTGTCGACAGTCTATCGAGATCGCTCTCGCAGCTCTTTCCGGACAATATGACTTCACCCATGTGCGAGACGTCAAAAAGTCCGGCACTTCTCCTCACATTCATGTGCTCCTCCAGTATGGAAGTGTAATAGAGGGGCATCTCCCAGCCTGCAAACGGTACGATGTGCCCCCCGAGCCCGACATGCTTTTCAAAAAGAGGGGTCTTCTTCAACGCAGCTCCTTTATCATCCGTCACGTGTTCACCGTCCGCACACTGTGCATATTATCTCTTCCTTGATGAAAGCATCTCCTCGAGCCTCATTACCATTATATCCGCAGGGATGTCAAGGAGAGTAATCATGCCGGTCACACCGGAGGCGCCCCTCTTTTTCGACCTGAGATCTATGAGTCCGAGACCAACAAGCTCCTTCATGTGAGAATAGAACTGGGTGTGTCCCCTCGGCTTCTCACTGTACTCTTCACATACAATCCTGTAGATGTTTTCAACCTCGGTTGTTTCGGCGTACGCCCTTGTTCTCAGCAGGCGGGATGCAGAAAGCAGAACAAGCATCTGCTGTCTGCTCAGGCTGGACACTTTTTCTTCTGTCACAAACGAATAAGTTGATGCTTTTGCCGCGCGCACATCTTCGATCCCTATCTTCTGCGACATGCGTTCGTTTGCCAGCATGCCTGAGTTTTCCAGCAGCTCAAGTGCAAATCTCGCATCACCCCATTCGCCTGCGCTCTCTGCAATCATATCGAGCAGTTCGTCATCGACGGCACCGCTGACGAGCGCAAGCTCGGCTCTCGCCGACACAATATCGCGGAGCTGCTTCACAGTATATTTGCCGAATTCTATCACGTTTGTTCTCTTGAAGGTGGACATGGCGGACATGTCCAGCAATTCGAAGAGGTGCCGTTGTGATATCAGTATAAGCGAAATCCTGTGCTTGAGCGTGTCGGACTCTTCCGGCAGCCTGCTCAGATAATATACAAGATCGCTTGCACCACTCCTGATCAGTGCATCCACTTCATCGAGCACGAAAACGCAGTGAGCCTGTTTCTTCTCTATGTGCCTGCGCAGAACCTTCCT contains:
- the asnS gene encoding asparagine--tRNA ligase, coding for MLIKLLRNGAPRGKGKVVCLANVFTSIRDVISSGEEGKSFSIRGWIYRTRSSGSIVFTVMRDATGIVQCTVKKSGVPPEDFEQAAKALIETSAECTGSLKADARAPGGYELVATSFKVISFAEPFPITENQSEPFLLDNRHLWIRSREQTAIMKVKASILLGAREWFTENDFCEVTPPILTTNACEGGTTLFPLKYFDQNAYLSQSAQMYLEALTFSLERVFAVTPSFRAEKSRTPRHLTEYWHLEGEEAWVNNEGNMHIQEELVSHVVRHVLQKRKEELAVLKRNVEDLKAVEPPFVRLTYENALKMLSERGMNAKWGDDFGTEEEKMLTLDSVKPVFVTNFPKEIKAFYMKENEQDSRTYSCADLIAPEGFGEVIGGSERETDVRKLVARMEEQSIPLEPYAWYLDLRKYGSVPHSGFGLGVERLVKWICKLDHIRDAVPFPRTPSRIYP
- the gcvT gene encoding glycine cleavage system aminomethyltransferase GcvT, whose product is MTDDKGAALKKTPLFEKHVGLGGHIVPFAGWEMPLYYTSILEEHMNVRRSAGLFDVSHMGEVILSGKSCESDLDRLSTNRIAGREIGSCTYTHFLDDRGIIIDDTIAIRTGADEFVIVPNASRTEEILNWVVNNVSCDVSDVSAEVCCIALQGPEAVKTIGAILPDSVPLRSFTGTFSGGQGPFMDRLKNSSFFVSRTGYTGEDGFELFTHASDAPGIWSDILSSDHAATVPAGLGARDSLRLEKGYLLSGTDFDGRQSTLETGYDWVIKWDHDFIGREALEEQKRAGGYSRLICIRVEGRSIPRHGDRFSFDGGTGTVTSGGFSPVLGTPVAMGYAYPVPPVSTKVRIDIRGRTIDGVVVKPPFVR
- a CDS encoding AAA family ATPase, which gives rise to MPSGVFKDIGKLSFDYIPDKLPHREEQMRRLQVMFEPVQEGGYSQNVLLVGSIGTGKTVTSKSFCSDLSLRTAKAGRKIEWTIVNCRQRNSEVSTLLKLINYFDPNFPDRGFSSQELRKVLRRHIEKKQAHCVFVLDEVDALIRSGASDLVYYLSRLPEESDTLKHRISLILISQRHLFELLDMSAMSTFKRTNVIEFGKYTVKQLRDIVSARAELALVSGAVDDELLDMIAESAGEWGDARFALELLENSGMLANERMSQKIGIEDVRAAKASTYSFVTEEKVSSLSRQQMLVLLSASRLLRTRAYAETTEVENIYRIVCEEYSEKPRGHTQFYSHMKELVGLGLIDLRSKKRGASGVTGMITLLDIPADIMVMRLEEMLSSRKR